ATTTCATATTTTATAATAACTTAATTTCTCCTGATCAATCTGTTAAACATTTAGGAGATAGTCGGACTGGAGAAGGAAGCGGGGATGACGAAACTATCATCGTAGATTTAACAAAAATTAATCCTTCTATTCAAGAATTAATCTTTGTTGTTACCATTCATGATGCGGATCAACGGCGACAAAACTTCGGACAGGTGAAGAATTCTTATATTAGAATTTACGATGCGGACACTCAAACCGAAGTCACAAAATATGATTTAGAAGAAGATTTCTCACGGGAAACGGCTGTTGAATTTGGGAGATTATATCTAAAAAATGGCGAATGGCGATTTCAAGCCGTCGGACAAGGTTACAATGCTGGGTTACAGAGTTTTGTAGACAAATACGTTTAAATTTAATTTCTTTTGGAGGATTTCAACCATGACTATTAATTTAAAAAAAGGTCAAAGCATCATTCTTGATAAAAATGAATATGATTTATCAAAGGTCGTGATGGGGTTAGGATGGGATGTGGCTAAAAAAGGATTTTTTGGAGGATTATTAAGCGGATCTGCCGATTTTGATTTAGATGGATTTGCCTTGTTATTAGATACTCAGGGAAAATTAAAAACTCAGCAAGAAGATGTTGTTTATTTTGGGCATTTAGCCACAAAAAATAATACCGTTATTCATTCAGGAGATAATCTAACGGGAAAAGGATCAGGAGATGATGAAAGCATTATTATTGATTTCAAAAATCTTCCCCAAGCTTATCAGCGAATTATTTTAGGCGTTAATATTTATCACGGAAAAGAACGCGAACAACACTTTGGAATGGTTAATAATGCCTTTGTACGAGCAATTGATGCTGCGGGTAAAGAAATTGCACGTTACAGCCTCTCCGGTGAACCCGCTTACACAGGTCAAATTTCTATGTTACTCGGAGAACTAACCCAAGAAAACGGACAATGGAAATTTAAAGCATTAGGAACACCCTTAAACACCAGTTTAAACGGTGTTATTCGTTCATTTCAGTAGTTGAATTCATCGATAACAGGTAGGGGCGACGTATTCGGTTATTGAATAATGGGTATACCCATCAATCCTTATCCGAATCCACCGCCCCTACAA
The sequence above is drawn from the Planktothrix serta PCC 8927 genome and encodes:
- a CDS encoding TerD family protein, yielding MSINIKKGERISLSKEAPGLKRASIGLGWDVNASDTGTAFDLDASVFMVAEDGKIPVDEYFIFYNNLISPDQSVKHLGDSRTGEGSGDDETIIVDLTKINPSIQELIFVVTIHDADQRRQNFGQVKNSYIRIYDADTQTEVTKYDLEEDFSRETAVEFGRLYLKNGEWRFQAVGQGYNAGLQSFVDKYV
- a CDS encoding TerD family protein; translated protein: MTINLKKGQSIILDKNEYDLSKVVMGLGWDVAKKGFFGGLLSGSADFDLDGFALLLDTQGKLKTQQEDVVYFGHLATKNNTVIHSGDNLTGKGSGDDESIIIDFKNLPQAYQRIILGVNIYHGKEREQHFGMVNNAFVRAIDAAGKEIARYSLSGEPAYTGQISMLLGELTQENGQWKFKALGTPLNTSLNGVIRSFQ